Part of the Aquicella lusitana genome is shown below.
AATAAGTGAGACATCCATGCAACGGCGTATTTCATCATCAGGTTTTTTGCCATGGAGCAGGTGAAGAAAATAACCCGCAATAGTTTGTTCTTCACTATTCCATGTTTCAATACGTTGACTGTTACGATGATATTGATACCAGTAGAGCAGCATACTAGGTGTACAGGCAATCAAGCGATCAGCAATATTGTGTTCTGTATATTGCGCCGATTCAGATTCCAGTGTTCCGAGCATGGAAACACTAGTACGCAGCACTTCCATGGGATGGGCAGAGGCTGGAATGGTTTCAAGCATTAACTTTAATTCATTGGGAAGCCTGCGCAACTTGATGAGTCTGTCCCTGTAATTCTGTAATTCCGCAAGCGTGGGCAGCCGGCCGTATAAAAGAAGAAAGGCGACTTCTTCAAAAGTGGAATAAGCAGCTAGATCATGAATATCATAACCGCGATAGGTCAAGCCAACACCTTCCTTGCCTACAGTCGATATGGCTGTATCGCCAACGATGACTTTCTCGAGTCCTCTGGTAGTCACTGCCGTCATTTCACTTTTCCTTTTGCAAAAAGTTCATCTAGTTTTTGTTCATATTGATGATAATGCAAAACATCATACAACTGTTCGCGTGTTTGCATTTCAGGCAGCACGGTTTTTTGTGTGCCTTTGGAACGAATGGTTTCGTATACATGGATGGCTGCCTTGCTCATTGCTCTAAAGGCGCTCAGCGGGTAAAGAATTAATTGTACACCTGTCTGCTGTAATTCTTCTTTAGTAAAAAGAGGTGTGACGCCAAACTCAGTGATATTGGCAAGCACGGGCACAGGACAAGCACGCACTACCGCCTGATATTGAGATAACGCTGTCGCTCCTTCAAAAAAGATCATTTCTGCGCCCGCTTCCACATAGTGTTGAATACGTTCAATGGATTTATCCAATCCTTCAATGGCGAGTGCGTCTGTGCGCGCAATAAAAACGAAATGATCATTATCCTTGGCGTCCATGGCCGCCTTGATGCGGTCACACATTTCCTCTGTAGAAACCAATTCTTTTTTAGGCCGGTGGCCACAACGCTTGGCTTGCACCTGGTCTTCCATATGCACAGCGGCCGCTCCTGCGCGGATCATGGACTTGATTGCGCGGGCGATATTAAATGCATTGCCCCAGCCGGTATCGATATCTACTAAAAGGGGTAAGTCGCAAGCATATGTAATACGGCATACATCTTCAATCACATCATTGAGCGTTGTGATACCCAAATCAGGCAAGCCGTATGAAGCGGCTGCAACGCCGCCACCTGAAAGATAAATGGCACGGAACCCGCTTTGTTTGGCAAGCATGGCTGAATAGGCGTTGATTGTACCTACGATTTGCAGTGGGGATTCTTGAGCTAGTGCTTGCCGCAATCCAGGGTGTTCCATCCATTAACACTCCATTTATTATCCTGACATGATATGGGCGTAAGCCGTTAGTGCTTATTAAGATGCTGGTGATGCGTTATTCACTCCCCGGGACGGGCTCGAACCGCCGACCCAGTGGTTAACAGCCACTTGCTCTACCGACTGAGCTACCGGGGAATAGGTTTAATCTTGTTCAATATGATGGAATCACGTTGAACCGTCTTAAGTGACGAGAATACTAATATCGCTTTTCAGAATCGTCAATAATTTTTTGTTTATTTTTTATATGTGTTACGGCTTGCCTCCGTTTCGTTCTGTTCCTGCTGATCTGGATTTGTTTTTGAGCCATAAACCGTCACGATTTTGAGCGGATTCTTTTTGATTTTGACGGGTTGTTCTTGTTTGAGATGGGAAGTCAGGCGATTAAATAATTTCAATAACATGAAATTTTTCCTTGAGTCATGAACCTTTTAAGCTAATTGATTTCTCGGTGTCATGCCAGTCTTCACTCATTATGTCCGGTAAATTTCCGTTCTCTCATCGTCCCGCTGACAAGCAGCAGGACGACGGCGAGTAGAAAATTACCGGACAGCGATGCGCCTTCACAGGTATGACACATGGCTGCTAAGCAAGTAGTTTCGCAATGGCCTTATGCATTCTTTGCATCGCATCCACTAATTTTTCCATGCTCGTCGTGAAGCACAAGCGAATATGGCCTGGTGCGCCAAAAGCGGACCCCGGAATGACGGCAATTTCAGCTTCATTTAAAAGATACTCTGAAAATGCCATGTCATCTGCCATGCCGGTTTGTTTATTCAGTAATCCTTCCACAGACGGTAGCGTATAGAAGGTTCCGTCCGAAGGAATGCAGTGTATGCCCTGCATTTTTTGCAGTTCGCTCACAACAAAATCGTGACGTTCCTTGTAGGCTTTGGTCATCATCGAGACACAGCTTTGATCTCCTTCCAGCGCAGCGAGCGCGGCGTATTGGGAAACACTGGTGGGATTGGAAGTGCTTTGGGATTGGGCTTTCTTCATCGCGCCAATAATGTTGGCAGGACCTGCGGCATAGCCGATACGCCAGCCTGTCATGGCATAAGTCTTTGACACGCCATTAATTACAAAGCAGCGGTCATAAAGCTCAGGGCACACATTCAAAATATTCGTAAAAGGAGTGTGATTCCAGAGGTGATGCTCATAAATATCATCGCTTGCAACGATAATACCTGGATGACGCAAAATAACTTCACCCAGTGCTTTTAATTCCTCCGCCGTATAAGCAATCCCAGTCGGATTGGACGGGCTGTTGAGAATCACAATACGCGTTTTGGGCGTGATGGCAGACTCAAGTTGTGCGGGGGTCATTTTGAAAAGATGGGAAAAATCGGTGTTCACAATGACAGGTTGCCCGTCAGCCAGCATGACCATATCCGGATAAGATACCCAATAAGGAGCCGGGATAATCACTTCATCGCCTGGGTTTAAGATGGCGGAAAATAGGTTAAAAAGGCTGTGTTTCGCGCCGCAGGAGACAAGAATCTGGTTGAGCTCATATTTTAAACGGTTATCACGGGTAAACTTGTTGATGACAGCCTGTTTTAAACTTTTAATACCGTCCACGGCTGTATATTTAGTATGGCCATCGCGGATCGCTTTGATAGCGGCTTCCTTGATGTGCTCAGGTGTATCAAAATCGGGCTCGCCTATACTTAGACTAATCATATTCTTGCCCTGTGCAGCCAATTCTTCCGCACGGGCGGAAATGGCCAGGGTCGGGGAAGGTTTGATGCGTCCTACGCGCTCTGCTAATACGAGAGAAGAATGGTTTGCCATGGTTAATTCGCTCAGTTTTCGGGTTGGTGTCATGATAATATCTCGTTATGAGCCTAAAAATAGATTAAGATTCAGAAAGTAGGGACCATGCCCTTTAAGAAATACTGAGTATAATTAATTTAATCAGCCAGTTCTACCGAAACCCTCATGAAGCAAGCATTCGAATTATATGCCGAATTTAAACCCGCTGGAGATCAGCCTGCGGCCATCAAGCAGCTAGTGGAAGGTATAGAGCAGGGGCTTGCCCACCAAACACTGTTGGGTGTGACGGGCTCAGGCAAAACTTTTACCATGGCCAATGTTATCATGGCCGTTCAGCGTCCCACGCTGGTTCTCGCGCCCAATAAGACATTGGCAGCCCAGCTATATGGTGAGATGAAAGAGTTTTTTCCCCATAATGCAGTGGAATATTTCGTTTCCTATTACGATTATTACCAGCCGGAAGCTTATGTGCCTTCTTCAGATACGTATATTGCAAAAGACGCGTCTATCAACGAGCACATTGAGCAAATGCGATTATCGGCGACCAAAGCGCTGCTGGAGCGGCGCGATGCCATTATTGTTGCAACGGTGTCTGCCATTTATGGCTTGGGCGATCCGCGCATGTATCTCAGCATGGTCATGCATCTGGACCGTGGCGACAAGGTTGACCAGCGTCATATTCTGCGTCGTCTCGCTGAGCTGCAATACACGCGAAACGATATGGATTTGCATCGCGCAACATACCGGGTGCGGGGTGATGTGATTGATGTGTACCCGGCAGAGTCAGACAGTGAAGCCGTGCGCATAGAATTATTTGGCGATGAAATTGAAAACTTGTCCTACTTCGATCCGTTGACAGGCGAAGTACTGCGACGGGTGCCGCGCCTTACTATTTATCCGAAAACGCATTATGTTACCCAGCGCGATACCATCGTCAATGCCATTGACCAGATTAAAGCGGATCTGCGTATCCGCCTGGAAGAGTTATACAAGCTGAATAAATTGGTTGAGGCCCAGCGTCTTGAGCAGCGAACGCTCTATGATCTGGAGCTTATGCGAGAGCTCGGGTACTGTCAGGGCATTGAAAATTATTCACGCTATTTATCGGGGCGCGCGCCTGGCGAACCGCCGCCAACCCTGTTCGACTATTTGCCGTCGGGTGCGCTACTCATCATTGATGAATCGCACGTCACCATTCCCCAGCTAAATGGCATGTATCGTGGCGACCGATCGCGCAAGGAAACCCTAGTGGAATATGGATTTCGCCTGCCTTCTGCGCTGGATAATCGTCCTTTGCGTTTTGATGAATTTGTTATCCGTGCGCCACAAACGATTTACGTTTCAGCTACTCCCAGCCGTTATGAGCTGGAGCATTCCGATGCCATCGCAGAGCAGGTTGTGCGTCCAACCGGCTTGCTGGACCCTGAAATCGAAGTGCGGCCCGCCACTACCCAAGTGGATGATTTGCTGTCCGAGATTAACAAGCGCGTGAAAGTGAACGAACGTGTACTGGTCACCACGCTTACCAAGCGGCTGGCAGAAGATTTGACCGAATATTTGGAAGAACATCAGGTACGAGTGCGCTATCTTCACTCGGACGTGGGGACGGTAGAGCGGGTCGAGATTATCCGCGATTTACGTTTAGGCGCTTTTGATGTGCTGGTAGGCATCAATCTGTTGCGCGAAGGTCTCGATTTACCTGAAGTATCGCTTGTTGCTATCTTGGATGCAGATAAAGAAGGTTTTTTACGCTCAGAAACCTCACTCATTCAAACCATTGGCCGTGTAGCCAGAAATTTTAATGGCAAGGCGATCTTGTATGCGGACAACATGACAGGCTCCATGCAGCGTGCGATACAGGAAACGGAAAGACGCCGAGCGAAGCAGCATGCGTATAACGAGGCCCATGGTATTACGCCCCACAGTGTTAAAAGAGCGGTACACGATGTCATGGAAGGCGCTTACGCGGATGACAGCGTAAGAGGTCGCCTTTTCCCCAAAGGTAAAGTGCGTGAAAAGGCAGATGAATATTCAACTTTGTCGCCTGAAGCCTTGTCCGCCAAAATTGCAAAATTGGAAAACCAGATGCATGAACATGCCCATCATCTTGAATTTGAAGAAGCTGCGCGATTGCGTGATCTGATTCATGAGATAAGGCAGCGTTCGCTGGGGAGATAAAGGGTAATTTTAAGATCACGCCTATATCCGTTCTTGTCCCTTACAAATCTCTTAATGCCTACTTACAACCCCATACGGGAGTCAGAAGCTCCTCAATTTTAATGCATTTTCTATTGTCTTATACCTTGCTTCTTTTCGCATGACAGGGTATCTTTAGCACCCTAATTTAGGCACGTAGCTCAGTGGTAGAGCATCACCTTGACATGGTGGTGGTCGGTGGTTCGATCCCACTCGTGCCTACCAGTTATAAATAAATCCCTTGCAAACTACCCGTGCAAGGGATTTTGTTTTATGGTTACAATGAACTTTTACTGATATAACCCAATAGTGAATTTATGCCTGTGATTACACTACCGGATGGAACCCAAAAGCACTTTGATGCAGCGGTGACAGTGCAAGAGATAGCCGCAAGTATTGGCAGCGGGCTTGCAAAAGCCGCGATTGCCGGCAAGGTCAATGGAAAACTGGTCGACACTTTCTATTCTGTGGGAGAGGACGCCGAGGTGCGGATCATTACTGACCGTGACCCCGAAGGGCTCGAAATTATCCGCCATTCTACGGCTCACCTGCTGGCTCATGCCGTGAAATCCTTATTCCCGTCAGCGCAGGTAACGATCGGCCCGGTAATTGAAAACGGGTTTTATTATGATTTTGCTTTTGACCGGCCTTTTTCGCCGGAAGACTTGGAGCTGATCGAAGCCAAGATGCAAGAGCTCGCAGAAAAAAATTACCCGGTTTCGCGCAGGGTCGTGAGTAGGGATGAGGCTATTCAATTTTTTAGCAGTTTAGGTGAAGACTATAAAGTAAAAATTATCGAAGCAATCCCGGAAGAAGAGATTTTAACCATTTATCAGCAGGGTGATTTTGCTGATTTATGCCGCGGGCCGCATGTACCTAGCACGGGCATGCTAAAGGCATTCAAGCTGACTAAACTATCGGGCGCCTACTGGCGCGGTGATTCAAATAATGAAATGCTGCAGCGTATTTACGGGACAGCATGGAAAGATAAAAAAGCGCTGGATGAGTATCTTAAAAACCTGGAAGAGGCGGAAAAGCGCGACCATCGAAAACTTGCCAAAAGCATGGATCTTTTCCACATGCAAGAAGAAGCGCCAGGCATGGTATTTTGGCATCCCAATGGCTGGACTATTTATCAGGCCATTAAAAGTTATATCAGTAGCCGAATAGCCGAGCAGGGCTATGAAGAAGTGGTTACTCCTCAAATTGTTGACGTGGACTTGTGGAAGAAATCCGGGCACCTTGCCAATTTCAGCGAGGAAATGTTCACTGTCGAAGTGGATGAAAAAGAGTATGCCATTAAACCCATGAACTGTCCGTGTCATGTGCAGATCTTCAAGCAGGGATTGAAAAGTTATCGAGATTTACCGCTTAGATTGGCTGAATTTGGCTGCGTCCATAGAAATGAAATGACGGGTGCCATGCATGGTCTTATGCGTGTACGGCAATTAGTGCAAGATGATGCCCATATTTTTTGTAGCGAGAGCCAGATACAGGATGAAGCCTCTAAATTTATCAGGCTGGTTATCGATGTTTATAAAGATTTTGGTTTTAATGAGGTCGTGGTTAGGCTGGCGACCCGTCCAGAGAAACGTATAGGCACTGATGAGTCATGGGACAGGGCGGAACATGCATTGGCTGAATCGCTGCGCAGCACCGGGTTGTCTTTCGAAATACGCCCGGGGGAAGGTGGTTTTTATGGGCCCAAGATTGAGTTTCACCTGAAAGATTGTTTGGGACGGATGTGGCAATGCGGTACCCTGCAGCTCGATTATAATATGCCGGAGCGTCTGGAAGCCTACTATATCGCCGAAGATGGCAGCAAAAAGACGCCAGTCATGCTTCATCGTGCTATTCTAGGTTCTCTGGAGCGGTTTATAGGCATTTTGCTGGAACATTATGCTGGTAAGCTGCCCGTATGGCTCACGCCAGTACAGGCTATGGTAATGAATATTACGGATAAACAGGCTGATTATGTGGAAGAAATTACCCGTGAGCTGAAAAAACATGGGGTTAGAGCAAAATCAGACTTGAGAAATGAGAAGATCGGCTTTAAAATTCGCGAGCACACTATTAAACATGTTCCCTACCTTTTAGTCGTAGGGGATCGTGAGGTAGAATTACGAACTGTCTCGGTTAGGGCGCAAGGCGGCGCTGACCTGGGTTCGATGCCTTTAGGCAAATTTATAGCGATGCTGGATGCCGAGGTTGCGCAACGAGGTCGAATTGAACACTCATGACCCTATGCGCAGGCGGTTTGAATTTGAATAGGAGGATGTCGAATTAGTACAGAAAAAAAACCTCGGGTTAATGATGAGATAAGGTCTCATGAGGTGCGTTTGATTGATGCAGAAGGCCAACAACTTGGCGTTGTATCAATTCATGAAGCGAAAAAAATAAGCGAAGAAGCTGGGTTAGATTTGGTTGAGGTTTCGCCAGAAGCAAAGCCTCCGGTTTGCCGTATCATGGATTATGGCAAATATAAGTTTCAAATGAGCAAGCGAAAAGCGGCTGCCAAAAAGAAACAAAAACAAATCCAGATCAAGGAAATTAAGATTCGTCCAGGAACCGAAGAAGCAGATTACCAGGTCAAGCTGCGCAACATTATGAAGTTTTTGGAGAATGGAGATAAAGCAAAAGTAACAGTGCGTTTTCGGGGTCGTGAAATGTCGCACCCTGAATTAGGGATGCAGTTGCTGGAAAGAATGATTAACGAATTAGCGGATTATGGGGCAATAGAGCAGCATCCAAAATTTGAAGGCCGCCAGATTGTGATGGTGATGGGGCCAAAGAAAAAATAAATTTTTATATTATTTTGCTATGTGCGGAGTCAGAAATGCCAAGAGCTTATAAAGGTAAGAAGGTAGTTAAACTAAAGTCGAATCGCGGCGCTGCCAAGCGTTTCCGCGCAACGGCAAATGGTGGGTTTAAATGTAAGAGTGCAAACCGCAACCATATTTTGACTAAAAAAACAACCAAGCGTAAGCGTCATTTGCGTGCAGGCGTGCGAGTCCGGGATGAAGACCTGGGTCATGTAGAGCAAATGCTGCCCTATGCTTAAGTATAGGCCTTCATGGCTTTTCTTCTTTAGGCGAAGAAAAGACTGAAAGTAGTTGAGTAAGAAGATGAAATAAGTAAGAGGAAAGAGATATGCCAAGAGTGAAACGTGGTGTTACTGCCAGAGCCAAGCATAAAAAGGTTCTTGCTAAAGCAAAAGGTTATTATGGCGCTCGCAGCCGCGTTTTTCGTGTTGCCAAGCAAGCTGTCATTAAAGCGGCACAATATGCGTTCCGTGATCGTCGCCAGAAAAAACGCGAGTTCCGCGCTCTCTGGATTATTCGCGTGAATGCAGCAGCTCGTTCTCATGGCATGAGCTATAGCGCCTTCATGAATGGTCTTAAAAAAGCTTCTATCAAAATTGATCGTAAAGTGCTTGCTGATATTGCTGTTCATGATAAGGCAGCGTTTGAAGTATTGGTCCAGCAGGCAAAAGCTAGCCTGTCTGTGGCTGCGTAATTGAGTAGTATAGTATAAAAACTCGACCGCAAGCGGCAGCGTTTAT
Proteins encoded:
- the prpB gene encoding methylisocitrate lyase, with amino-acid sequence MEHPGLRQALAQESPLQIVGTINAYSAMLAKQSGFRAIYLSGGGVAAASYGLPDLGITTLNDVIEDVCRITYACDLPLLVDIDTGWGNAFNIARAIKSMIRAGAAAVHMEDQVQAKRCGHRPKKELVSTEEMCDRIKAAMDAKDNDHFVFIARTDALAIEGLDKSIERIQHYVEAGAEMIFFEGATALSQYQAVVRACPVPVLANITEFGVTPLFTKEELQQTGVQLILYPLSAFRAMSKAAIHVYETIRSKGTQKTVLPEMQTREQLYDVLHYHQYEQKLDELFAKGKVK
- a CDS encoding pyridoxal phosphate-dependent aminotransferase, producing MTPTRKLSELTMANHSSLVLAERVGRIKPSPTLAISARAEELAAQGKNMISLSIGEPDFDTPEHIKEAAIKAIRDGHTKYTAVDGIKSLKQAVINKFTRDNRLKYELNQILVSCGAKHSLFNLFSAILNPGDEVIIPAPYWVSYPDMVMLADGQPVIVNTDFSHLFKMTPAQLESAITPKTRIVILNSPSNPTGIAYTAEELKALGEVILRHPGIIVASDDIYEHHLWNHTPFTNILNVCPELYDRCFVINGVSKTYAMTGWRIGYAAGPANIIGAMKKAQSQSTSNPTSVSQYAALAALEGDQSCVSMMTKAYKERHDFVVSELQKMQGIHCIPSDGTFYTLPSVEGLLNKQTGMADDMAFSEYLLNEAEIAVIPGSAFGAPGHIRLCFTTSMEKLVDAMQRMHKAIAKLLA
- the uvrB gene encoding excinuclease ABC subunit UvrB, with the translated sequence MKQAFELYAEFKPAGDQPAAIKQLVEGIEQGLAHQTLLGVTGSGKTFTMANVIMAVQRPTLVLAPNKTLAAQLYGEMKEFFPHNAVEYFVSYYDYYQPEAYVPSSDTYIAKDASINEHIEQMRLSATKALLERRDAIIVATVSAIYGLGDPRMYLSMVMHLDRGDKVDQRHILRRLAELQYTRNDMDLHRATYRVRGDVIDVYPAESDSEAVRIELFGDEIENLSYFDPLTGEVLRRVPRLTIYPKTHYVTQRDTIVNAIDQIKADLRIRLEELYKLNKLVEAQRLEQRTLYDLELMRELGYCQGIENYSRYLSGRAPGEPPPTLFDYLPSGALLIIDESHVTIPQLNGMYRGDRSRKETLVEYGFRLPSALDNRPLRFDEFVIRAPQTIYVSATPSRYELEHSDAIAEQVVRPTGLLDPEIEVRPATTQVDDLLSEINKRVKVNERVLVTTLTKRLAEDLTEYLEEHQVRVRYLHSDVGTVERVEIIRDLRLGAFDVLVGINLLREGLDLPEVSLVAILDADKEGFLRSETSLIQTIGRVARNFNGKAILYADNMTGSMQRAIQETERRRAKQHAYNEAHGITPHSVKRAVHDVMEGAYADDSVRGRLFPKGKVREKADEYSTLSPEALSAKIAKLENQMHEHAHHLEFEEAARLRDLIHEIRQRSLGR
- the thrS gene encoding threonine--tRNA ligase, which gives rise to MPVITLPDGTQKHFDAAVTVQEIAASIGSGLAKAAIAGKVNGKLVDTFYSVGEDAEVRIITDRDPEGLEIIRHSTAHLLAHAVKSLFPSAQVTIGPVIENGFYYDFAFDRPFSPEDLELIEAKMQELAEKNYPVSRRVVSRDEAIQFFSSLGEDYKVKIIEAIPEEEILTIYQQGDFADLCRGPHVPSTGMLKAFKLTKLSGAYWRGDSNNEMLQRIYGTAWKDKKALDEYLKNLEEAEKRDHRKLAKSMDLFHMQEEAPGMVFWHPNGWTIYQAIKSYISSRIAEQGYEEVVTPQIVDVDLWKKSGHLANFSEEMFTVEVDEKEYAIKPMNCPCHVQIFKQGLKSYRDLPLRLAEFGCVHRNEMTGAMHGLMRVRQLVQDDAHIFCSESQIQDEASKFIRLVIDVYKDFGFNEVVVRLATRPEKRIGTDESWDRAEHALAESLRSTGLSFEIRPGEGGFYGPKIEFHLKDCLGRMWQCGTLQLDYNMPERLEAYYIAEDGSKKTPVMLHRAILGSLERFIGILLEHYAGKLPVWLTPVQAMVMNITDKQADYVEEITRELKKHGVRAKSDLRNEKIGFKIREHTIKHVPYLLVVGDREVELRTVSVRAQGGADLGSMPLGKFIAMLDAEVAQRGRIEHS
- the rpmI gene encoding 50S ribosomal protein L35, producing MPRAYKGKKVVKLKSNRGAAKRFRATANGGFKCKSANRNHILTKKTTKRKRHLRAGVRVRDEDLGHVEQMLPYA
- the rplT gene encoding 50S ribosomal protein L20, which gives rise to MPRVKRGVTARAKHKKVLAKAKGYYGARSRVFRVAKQAVIKAAQYAFRDRRQKKREFRALWIIRVNAAARSHGMSYSAFMNGLKKASIKIDRKVLADIAVHDKAAFEVLVQQAKASLSVAA